A single window of Nitrospiria bacterium DNA harbors:
- a CDS encoding DUF2255 family protein has translation MATWSKDELRKIAEGDDLHIAPFREDGVTYGTPTWIWSVAVGDALYVRAYNGQKSRWYQAAVRQKAGRITAAGVTKEVAFEPVEGAINDRVDDAYRAKYKGSSYLSPMIGARARSATVKIIPRKTNS, from the coding sequence ATGGCCACATGGTCGAAAGACGAACTGCGCAAGATCGCCGAGGGCGATGACCTGCACATCGCACCGTTCCGCGAGGACGGGGTGACGTACGGCACGCCGACCTGGATCTGGTCCGTCGCGGTCGGCGACGCCCTCTATGTGCGTGCGTACAACGGACAGAAGTCTCGTTGGTACCAGGCCGCGGTGCGGCAGAAAGCGGGGCGGATCACCGCCGCGGGCGTGACGAAGGAGGTCGCCTTCGAGCCGGTCGAAGGGGCGATCAACGACCGCGTCGACGACGCCTACCGGGCGAAGTACAAGGGCAGTTCGTACCTCAGCCCGATGATCGGCGCACGTGCCCGCTCCGCGACTGTGAAGATTATCCCGCGCAAGACCAATTCATGA
- a CDS encoding AraC family transcriptional regulator: MQKEEVKPLMENNSMETALDALGRSIARFSSKNDPRTETAVPGLSLYRREEPSEPTSAMYDPCICMAAQGAKRAVLGNDAYVYDAQHYLITSINLPTVVQILQASPEKPYLGMVLKLDLRKLAELMVDSTLPRAETQRSSRAMAIGKVTLPLLTAFQRLIGLLDEPKDIPILSPIIQREIFYRLLVGDQGARLRQMASRGSQSHQIARAINWLKGNFTKPLRIDDLSTQVNMSPSTFHHHFRAVTAMSPLQYQKWLRLNEARRLMLTERQDAATAGFQVGYESPSQFSREYNRLFGAPPLRDITNLRQLSAGERG, from the coding sequence ATGCAAAAAGAAGAGGTCAAGCCCTTGATGGAAAACAACAGCATGGAGACTGCGCTGGATGCGTTAGGAAGGAGCATTGCCCGATTTTCCAGTAAAAACGACCCCCGGACGGAGACCGCCGTCCCCGGCTTGTCGCTTTATCGCAGAGAAGAACCGAGCGAACCGACGAGCGCAATGTACGATCCCTGCATATGCATGGCGGCTCAGGGGGCCAAGCGCGCGGTCCTCGGAAATGATGCCTATGTGTATGACGCGCAACATTATCTAATCACGTCAATCAATCTGCCCACGGTAGTTCAGATCCTGCAAGCCAGTCCGGAGAAGCCCTACCTTGGAATGGTATTGAAACTCGATCTGCGCAAACTGGCGGAGTTGATGGTGGACAGCACCCTTCCTCGGGCCGAGACGCAGAGGTCGAGCCGGGCCATGGCCATCGGCAAGGTCACGCTGCCGCTGCTTACCGCTTTTCAACGGTTGATTGGCTTGCTGGACGAGCCCAAGGATATTCCGATTCTTTCGCCGATCATCCAGCGTGAAATTTTTTACCGTTTACTGGTGGGTGATCAAGGCGCGCGTCTGCGCCAGATGGCGTCGAGGGGAAGTCAGAGTCATCAAATCGCGCGGGCCATCAATTGGTTGAAGGGTAACTTCACAAAGCCGTTGCGCATCGATGACCTCTCCACGCAAGTCAATATGAGTCCATCGACCTTCCACCATCACTTCCGAGCGGTGACGGCCATGAGCCCGCTGCAGTACCAAAAATGGTTGCGTTTGAACGAGGCGCGGCGGTTGATGCTCACGGAGCGCCAAGATGCGGCAACCGCGGGGTTCCAGGTCGGCTACGAAAGCCCTTCGCAGTTCAGCCGTGAATACAACCGATTATTTGGGGCACCCCCTTTAAGAGACATCACAAACTTGCGGCAACTGTCGGCCGGTGAGAGGGGGTAG
- a CDS encoding zinc-dependent alcohol dehydrogenase family protein produces the protein MKGTVLYGPHDVRFEERADPKIIKPTDAVIRISATCVCGSDLWPYRGISPVTQPTPFGHEYCGIVEEVGRAVTKVKRGQFVIGSFFASDNTCPTCQIGYQSSCQHRELVGSAQAPFLRVPLADGTLVATPEVPSDDLIPSLLTLSDVMGTGWFAAVAADVKPGKTVAVVGDGAVGLLGVLSARQMGAGRIIAMSRNESRQKLAREFGATDIVTERGDEGVARIKDLTKGLGSDAVLECVGTQESMMQAIRSTRKGGHVGYVGVPHGVELNGEELFFAHVHLHGGPAPVRRFLPELIDLVWNGRINPGKVFDLTLPLDQVAEGYRAMDERRAIKTLLRP, from the coding sequence ATGAAAGGTACTGTTCTGTATGGTCCGCATGACGTGCGTTTCGAGGAACGCGCTGACCCGAAAATCATCAAACCGACGGATGCCGTCATCAGAATATCGGCCACCTGTGTCTGCGGGTCCGACCTGTGGCCCTACCGCGGCATCAGTCCGGTCACTCAGCCGACCCCCTTCGGACACGAGTACTGCGGGATCGTCGAGGAGGTCGGCCGCGCGGTCACCAAGGTAAAACGCGGCCAGTTCGTCATCGGTTCGTTCTTCGCCTCCGACAACACCTGTCCCACCTGTCAGATCGGATACCAGTCGTCCTGCCAACACCGCGAATTGGTCGGCAGCGCGCAGGCACCATTTCTGCGCGTTCCGCTCGCGGACGGCACCCTGGTGGCCACCCCGGAGGTTCCCTCGGATGATCTGATCCCGAGCCTGCTGACGCTCTCCGACGTCATGGGCACCGGCTGGTTCGCCGCGGTCGCGGCCGACGTGAAGCCGGGCAAGACGGTCGCGGTCGTCGGTGACGGCGCGGTCGGCCTCCTCGGCGTGCTCTCCGCCAGGCAGATGGGCGCCGGGCGGATCATCGCGATGAGCCGTAATGAGTCGCGGCAGAAGCTCGCCCGCGAGTTCGGCGCGACCGATATCGTGACCGAGCGCGGCGACGAGGGTGTGGCCCGTATCAAGGATTTGACCAAAGGCCTCGGTTCCGACGCGGTGCTGGAGTGCGTCGGCACGCAGGAATCGATGATGCAGGCGATCCGCTCCACCCGTAAGGGCGGGCATGTCGGCTATGTCGGCGTCCCGCACGGGGTCGAGCTGAATGGCGAGGAGCTGTTCTTCGCCCACGTGCACCTCCACGGCGGCCCCGCGCCGGTGCGACGCTTCCTCCCCGAGCTGATCGACCTGGTGTGGAACGGGAGGATCAACCCCGGCAAGGTTTTCGACCTCACTTTGCCTCTCGACCAGGTGGCGGAGGGCTACCGCGCGATGGACGAGCGCCGCGCGATCAAGACGCTGCTGCGCCCGTAA